One stretch of Sardina pilchardus chromosome 17, fSarPil1.1, whole genome shotgun sequence DNA includes these proteins:
- the LOC134062697 gene encoding trichohyalin-like, with amino-acid sequence MVKEIMETASPGANNAARQASKPKNSKPKVSQRHLDETVPRHFPVTVYTQVGGRKMELEKNRLKQEERQHDAERERELERKRERKRLQQARQEQQVDEERRTQRQVNVRAKQKAEKQREVAIQEQELSHDINQLKEFIRKVSETDKELHEMARKELDRLRKLEQEYQRRRRALEKKQQMAALQMAERQQRERRSEEERKRALSRDIERLVGSDRTGLWGIGQSCGCGGDGEKRDMERLREIERAQEQKLLMQRLKQAEQRLLALERGREARATELRSRNQDTNKPDMEMNQLINPEREKEKLQCKMTLKQMEREKTQKQREQRKASERCMELDRDKEIQRETEQLQKLDQETGRQVQILRLRELEREREKLQKMERLKKMEREKERQVQIDYLKAPGRDKEMKLETRGKTIHTGTERQTELESQKARQQVDKLEGLKRQEDLQKQREKKQKTMEREKARQQDHEKLEGVKRQDELKKQWEEKQKAMEKEMEEKRIEMERQLLQKQKEMEQGLNERQQRIEEERQQREKEMKREKKGEMELREKQVQELNKRAMANENQNKDFDRKAKDQGRAEHQRMMQMEVEKQRERERLLEDQQKEVDEKKHKLQLQEASAAAEKEKLKEMEKTMTLKNKDVLKQMEESWGQKVQQKEEEWEAKYREIEQQREQAEKDTIKEKERLEELRREEQQRQLQIEKEKEIEKCMDIQRKEEARQRDTEKRELDKKRQEKEESLRQSQSEVNENQKELELQKVVEAQIEKRVKDIEKQIQDKNNADLKQTEETRAKVALQKEDEWENKCREIEKQREEAEEEAKTKEERVKQLQQEKKQSQIQIEEDRQKKTERLLEMQKMEMEQSLREMEQKTLEMEKIEEKRRQYIEERESEMEKEKLEMERKAAKRLRYIEEKEREMEQKRMDHEDEKGQRDIEQKQELQKELQREKDVEKLKEIQKSLKEQSESEVEKQRERERLLEDQQKEVDEKKHKLQLQEASAAAEKETLKEMEKTMILKNKDVLKQMEESWRQKAQQKEEEWEAKYREIEKQREQAEKDAIKEKERLEELRREDQQKQLQIEKGKEKEIERLMDIQRMEKEARQRDMEKRELDKKRQEKEESLRQSQSEVNENQKELELQKVVEAQIEKRVKDIEKQIQDKNNADLKQTEETRAKVALQKEDEWKNKCREIEKQREEAEEEAKTKEERVKQLQQEKKQSQIQIEEDRQKETERLREMQKMEMEQSLREMEQKTLEIEKIEEKSRQYIEEREREMEKEKLEMERKAAKRLRYIEEQEREMEQKRMDDDNEDERRRREMEQKQELQKELQRGEDAEKLKETEKSVKEQSESELKVQNEREQRDSERLLEIQRSEIENRQVEMDNRKLEMKKEEVDAGQMEAEAEKKEINRQMEMRLKETDRDMKRKDTEARKNKLDIILEQQREIKSERMRKAEERQRKREEQQKQDEEARYWYEHPEEWRKHQEKLAIQKEEAWQQELEKKWEKEAKRREEINKDEKAHEEKMKAQAEGTLLETEVEVEHQETRAQTLNPELPRKSKWQILVEKEREKQREARMNAGERAREAQEAWKEELKRREEKEKKDEEEKYWSRHPEEWRKYQEKLAIQKEQERQLELEKKFEEEARRLEELNRRDNENEEKMRPELQRAKEKRKEAEMQRRLELEKQEELDRQRELEMEREREQEIQRQREEEMEREREQEIQRQREEEMEREREQEIQRQGEEEMERKRHEEEMQRQKQELESKTKEEQQEDKGTFCQQTDDEHSDERGDESSEESQSQDETDVPVPDKSIRRRVLGWVNKKVKERNERKIERTIKREEEEGEEPYFQPFAGFTSRAKREQEKRKSLLDTEAKRQNMESYWLEWEKDKKEKKMKRKEDRKYAKSQAQLARVLKLNDKADKILDAYNGTTIYSSQNKLLKKEMIGWFKDKKSSIR; translated from the exons ATGGTCAAGGAAATAATGGAAACAGCTAGCCCTGGTGCTAACAATGCTGCTAGGCAGGCATCAAAGCCTAAG AATTCGAAGCCCAAGGTCTCTCAGCGACACCTGGATGAGACTGTGCCCAGACATTTTCCAGTGACAG tgtacacacaagtGGGTGGAAGGAAGATGGAGCTGGAAAAGAACAGGTTGAAGCAGGAGGAAAGACAGCAtgatgcagaaagagagagagagctggagaggaagagagagaggaagagacttcAGCAGGCAAGGCAagagcagcaggtggatgaggagagaagaacaCAGAGGCAGGTGAACGTCAGGGCCAAACAGAaggcagagaaacagagagaggtggcCATACAGGAGCAGGAGTTGTCCCATGACATCAACCAACTGAAGGAATTCATCCGAAAGGTGTCAGAAACAGACAAGGAACTGCATGAGATG GCTCGCAAAGAATTGGATAGACTGCGGAAACTGGAACAGGAATAccaaaggagaaggagagcccTTGAGAAAAAGCAACAAATGGCAGCATTACAAATGGCAGAgaggcaacagagagagaggaggagtgaggaagAGCGAAAGCGAGCTCTATCAAGAGACATTGAGAGACTGGTCGGCTCTGATCGGACAGGGCTGTGGGGCATTGGTCAGTCTTGTGgatgtggaggtgatggagagaaG AGGGACATGGAGAGGTTAAGAGAGATTGAGCGAGCTCAGGAGCAAAAGTTACTGATGCAAAGACTGAAACAGGCTGAGCAAAGACTTCTTGCattagagagaggaagggaggcacGTGCAACTGAGCTTAGGTCAAGAAATCAAGATACCAATAAACCAGACATGGAGATGAACCAGCTCATAAACccggagagagaaaaggagaagctACAATGTAAAATGACACTCaaacaaatggagagagagaagacacagaaacagagggagCAACGGAAGGCATCAGAAAGGTGCATGGAGttggacagagacaaagagatacaaagagaaacagaacaGTTACAAAAACTGGATCAGGAAACAGGACGACAGGTACAAATATTAAGattgagagagctggagagagaaagagagaagctgcAAAAGATGGAAAGACTgaaaaaaatggagagagaaaaggaaaggcaGGTACAGATAGACTACCTGAAAGCCCCAggaagagacaaagagatgaaGTTGGAGACGAGGGGGAAAACAATTCATacaggaacagagagacagacagaactaGAAAGTCAAAAGGCAAGACAACAAGTTGATAAACTAGAAGGGTTAAAGAGGCAGGAAGACCTGCAGAAACAACgggaaaagaaacagaaaacaatGGAAAGAGAAAAGGCAAGACAACAAGACCATGAGAAATTGGAAGGAGTCAAAAGACAGGACGAACTGAAAAAACAATgggaagagaaacagaaagcaaTGGAAAAAGAAATGGAGGAAAAGCGCATAGAAATGGAAAGGCAACTTCttcaaaaacagaaagaaatggaACAAGGTTTGAATGAGAGACAGCAAAGGattgaggaagagagacagcagagagagaaagagatgaagagagagaaaaagggagaaatgGAACTGAGGGAGAAACAAGTTCAAGAGTTGAACAAAAGGGCCATGGCAAATGAAAATCAGAACAAAGATTTTGATAGAAAAGCTAAAGACCAAGGGAGAGCAGAACATCAAAGAATGATGCAAATGGAGGTGgagaagcaaagagagagagaaagacttttGGAGGATCAACAAAAGGAGGTAGACGAGAAAAAACATAAGCTGCAATTACAAGAAGCTTCAGCAGCTGCAGAAAAGGAGAAGCTCAAAGAAATGGAGAAAACAATGACATTGAAAAATAAAGATGTGCTGAAACAGATGGAGGAAAGCTGGGGACAAAAAGTCcaacagaaggaggaggaatggGAAGCAAAATACAGAGAGATagaacaacagagagaacagGCAGAAAAGGATACcatcaaagagaaagagagattagaAGAGCTGAGGAGGGAAGAACAGCAAAGACAGCTCcaaattgaaaaagaaaaagagatcgAAAAATGTATGGATATCCAAAGAAAGGAGGaggcgagacagagagatacggagaagagagagttggacaaaaagagacaagaaaaagaggagagtctGAGGCAAAGCCAGAGTGAAGTGAACGAGAACCAAAAGGAATTGGAGTTACAGAAAGTTGTTGAAGCACAGATAGAGAAGAGGGTCAAGGACATTGAAAAACAGATACAGGATAAAAACAATGCTGACTTAAAGCAAACAGAGGAGACAAGGGCAAAAGTAGCCCTGCAAAAGGAGGATGAGTGGGAAAATAAAtgcagagagattgagaaacaaagagaggaggcagaagaAGAGGCAAAGACGAAGGAAGAACGAGTGAAACAGCTTCAGCAGGAGAAAAAGCAAAGTCAGATTCAAATAGAAGaggacagacaaaaaaagacagaaagactcCTCGAGATGCAAAAAATGGAGATGGaacagagcctgagagagatggaacagaaAACACTGGAAATGGAGAAAATAGAAGAAAAAAGACGTCAGTAtattgaggagagagaaagtgagatggagaaggaaaagttggagatggagagaaaagcagcGAAAAGACTTCGGTATattgaggaaaaggagagagagatggaacagaaAAGAATGGACCATGAAGATGAGAAAGGACAAAGAGACATAGAGCAAAAACAAGAACTACAAAAGGAATTACAAAGGGAAAAAGATGTAGAGAAACTGAAGGAAATTCAGAAAAGCTTGAAAGAACAAAGCGAGTCTGAGGTGgagaagcaaagagagagagaaagacttttGGAGGATCAACAAAAGGAGGTAGACGAGAAAAAACATAAGCTGCAATTACAAGAAGCTTCAGCAGCTGCAGAAAAGGAGACGCTCAAAGAAATGGAGAAAACAATGATATTGAAAAATAAAGATGTGCTAAAACAGATGGAGGAAAGCTGGAGACAAAAAGCCcaacagaaggaggaggaatggGAAGCAAaatacagagagatagaaaaacagagagaacaggCAGAAAAGGATGCcatcaaagagaaagagagattagaAGAGCTAAGGAGGGAAGATCAGCAAAAACAGCTTCAaattgaaaaaggaaaagaaaaagagatagaaagactgATGGATATCCAAAGAATGGAGAAGGaggcgagacagagagatatggagaagagagagttggacaaaaagagacaagaaaaagaggagagtctGAGGCAAAGCCAGAGTGAAGTGAACGAGAACCAAAAGGAATTGGAGTTACAGAAAGTTGTAGAAGCACAGATAGAGAAGAGGGTCAAGGACATTGAAAAACAGATACAGGATAAAAACAATGCTGACTTAAAGCAAACAGAGGAGACAAGGGCAAAAGTAGCCCTACAAAAGGAGGATGAGTGGAAAAATAAAtgcagagagattgagaaacaaagagaggaggcagaagaAGAGGCAAAGACGAAGGAAGAACGAGTGAAACAGCTTCAGCAGGAGAAAAAGCAAAGTCAGATTCAAATAGAAGAggacagacaaaaagagacagaaagactccGAGAGATGCAAAAAATGGAGATGGaacagagcctgagagagatggaacagaaAACACTAGAAATTGAGAAAATAGAAGAAAAAAGCCGTCAGTAtattgaggagagagaaagagagatggaaaaggaaaagttggagatggagagaaaagcagcGAAAAGACTTCGGTATAttgaggagcaagagagagagatggaacagaaAAGAATGGATGATGACAATGAAGATGAGAGAAGACGAAGAGAGATGGAACAAAAACAAGAACTTCAAAAAGAGTTACAAAGGGGAGAAGATGCAGAGAAACTGAAGGAAACTGAGAAAAGTGTGAAAGAACAAAGTGAGTCTGAGCTTAAAgtacagaatgagagagaacaaagagatTCAGAAAGACTACTAGAGATCCAGAGGAGCGAAATCGAAAATAGGCAAGTAGAGATGGACAACAGAAAATTGGAAATGAAAAAGGAAGAAGTGGACGCTGGACAAATGGAAGCAGAGGCAGAAAAGAaggaaataaacagacaaatggAAATGAGActaaaagagacagacagagatatgaaaagaaaagacactGAAGCAAGAAAAAATAAACTAGACATTATCCTAGAACaacagagggagataaagagtgaGCGTATGAGAAAGgcagaagagagacaaagaaagagagaggagcaacAAAAGCAGGATGAGGAAGCAAGATACTGGTATGAACACCCAGAGGAATGGCGTAAGCACCAAGAAAAACTGGCCATCCAGAAAGAAGAGGCATGGCAACAAGAGCTGGAGAAAAAGTGGGAAAAGGAGGCAAAGAGACGTGAAGAAATCAACAAAGACGAAAAGGCACATGAGGAAAAAATGAAAGCCCAGGCAGAGGGAACTCTGTTGGAGACAGAGGTTGAGGTAGAGCACCAAGAAACTAGGGCACAGACACTCAACCCTGAACTGCCCCGCAAATCAAAATGGCAAATACTCGTGGAGAAAGAGcgggagaaacagagggaggccAGGATgaatgcaggagagagagcgagagaggcacAAGAGGCATGGAAAGAGGAGCttaaaaggagagaggagaaggaaaagaaagacgaAGAGGAGAAATACTGGTCTAGGCACCCAGAGGAATGGCGCAAGTACCAAGAAAAGTTGGCCATCCAGAAAGAGCAGGAACGACAACTAGAGCTGGAGAAAAAGTTTGAAGAAGAGGCCAGGAGGCTTGAAGAATTAAACAGAAGAGATAATGAAAATGAGGAGAAAATGAGGCCTGAGCttcagagagcaaaagagaaacgGAAGGAGGCTGAAATGCAGCGCCGACTAGAATTAGAAAAACAGGAGGAATTGGACAGACAAAGGGAGCtagaaatggaaagagagagagaacaggaaattcagagacagagagaagaggaaatggaaagagagagagaacaggaaattcagagacagagggaagaggaaatggaaagagagagagaacaggaaattcagagacagggggaagaggaaatggagagaaagagacatgagGAAGAAATGcagagacaaaaacaagaaCTGGAGAGTAAGACCAAGGAAGAGCAACAGGAGGACAAGGGAACATTTTGCCAACAAACTGATGATGAGCATAGTGATGAGAGAGGTGATGAGAGCAGTGAGGAGAGCCAATCACAGGATGAGACAGATGTTCCGGTCCCAGATAAGAGTATAAGAAGGAGGGTCCTGGGATGGGTCAATAAAAAGGtgaaagagaggaatgagagaaaaaTTGAGAGGACCatcaagagagaagaggaggaaggtgaaGAACCTTATTTTCAAC CTTTCGCAGGATTCACGAGCCGGGCcaaaagagagcaggagaagcgCAAGAGCCTACTGGACACAGAGGCAAAAAGGCAAAATATGGAGTCATACTGGCTTGAGTGGGaaaaagacaagaaagagaaaaagatgaaGAGGAAAGAGGACAGGAAATATGCCAAAAGCCAAGCCCAGTTGGCCCGCGTTCTCAAACTAAATGATAAAGCTGACAAGATCCTTGATGCATATAATGGCACAACAATATACTCCAGCCAGAACAAACTGTTGAAGAAAGAGATGATTGGCTGGTTTAAGGACAAAAAATCAAGCATTCGTTAG